The Oncorhynchus kisutch isolate 150728-3 linkage group LG20, Okis_V2, whole genome shotgun sequence genome has a segment encoding these proteins:
- the LOC109865568 gene encoding 26S proteasome regulatory subunit 8 isoform X1, giving the protein MALDGMDHHMEMEDSKGGSGLRQYYLSKIEELQLTVNDKSQNLRRLQAQRNELNAKVRLLREELQLLQEQGSYVGEVVRAMDKKKVLVKVHPEGKFVVDVDKNIDINDVTPNCRVALRNDSYTLHKILPNKVDPLVSLMMVEKVPDSTYEMIGGLDKQIKEIKEVIELPVKHPELFEALGIAQPKGVLLYGPPGTGKTLLARAVAHHTDCTFIRVSGSELVQKFIGEGARMVRELFVMAREHAPSIIFMDEIDSIGSSRLEGGSGGDSEVQRTMLELLNQLDGFEATKNIKVIMATNRIDILDSALLRPGRIDRKIEFPPPNEEARLDILKIHSRKMNLTRGINLRKIAELMPGASGAEVKGVCTESGMYALRERRVHVNQEDFEMAVAKVMQKDSEKNMSIKKLWK; this is encoded by the exons ATGGCGCTGGACGGAATGGACCATCAT atggagatggaggacagTAAAGGTGGTTCTGGTCTCCGGCAATACTACCTGTCTAAAATAGAAGAGTTACAG ttgacagtgaatgacaAAAGTCAGAATCTCAGACGTCTACAGGCTCAGAGGAATGAACTCAATGCAAAAG TGCGTCTCCTTCGTGAGGAGCTGCAGTTGCTACAGGAGCAAGGTTCATATGTTGGAGAGGTGGTGAGGGCCATGGACAAAAAGAAAGTGCTGGTCAAG GTCCATCCAGAGGGGAAATTTGTGGTGGATGTGGATAAGAACATTGACATCAATGAT GTGACTCCAAATTGCCGTGTGGCGCTGCGCAACGACAGCTACACCCTACACAAGATCTTGCCCAACAAGGTGGACCCGCTGGTCTCGCTCATGATGGTGGAGAAGGTACCTGACTCCACCTACGAGATGATTGGTGGTCTGGACAAGCAGATCAAGGAGATCAAGGAAGTGATCGAGCTGCCAGTCAAGCACCCAGAGCTCTTCGAGGCTCTCGGCATTGCACAGCCCAAG GGCGTGCTGCTGTACGGACCCCCAGGCACAGGGAAGACCCTGCTGGCCAGAGCCGTGGCCCACCACACCGACTGCACCTTTATCAGGGTTTCTGGCTCGGAGCTGGTGCAGAAGTTTATTGGGGAGG GTGCCCGCATGGTGCGCGAGCTGTTCGTCATGGCCCGTGAGCATGCGCCCTCTATCATCTTCATGGACGAGATTGACTCGATCGGCTCCTCACGTCTGGAGGGGGGCAGCGGGGGCGACAGCGAGGTGCAGAGGACCATGCTGGAGCTGCTGAACCAGCTGGATGGCTTCGAGGCCACCAAGAACATCAAA GTCATCATGGCCACCAACCGTATTGACATCCTGGACTCTGCCCTGCTCCGGCCCGGCCGCATCGACAGGAAAATAGAGTTCCCTCCTCCCAATGAAGAG GCTCGTTTGGACATCCTGAAGATCCACTCAAGGAAGATGAACCTGACGCGTGGTATTAACCTAAGGAAGATTGCAGAGCTGATGCCAGGAGCCTCCGGGGCTGAGGTTAAG GGTGTGTGCACAGAGTCCGGGATGTACGCcctcagggagaggagagtgcACGTCAACCAGGAGGACTTTGAGATGGCTGTTGCCAAG
- the LOC109865568 gene encoding 26S proteasome regulatory subunit 8 isoform X2, translated as MEMEDSKGGSGLRQYYLSKIEELQLTVNDKSQNLRRLQAQRNELNAKVRLLREELQLLQEQGSYVGEVVRAMDKKKVLVKVHPEGKFVVDVDKNIDINDVTPNCRVALRNDSYTLHKILPNKVDPLVSLMMVEKVPDSTYEMIGGLDKQIKEIKEVIELPVKHPELFEALGIAQPKGVLLYGPPGTGKTLLARAVAHHTDCTFIRVSGSELVQKFIGEGARMVRELFVMAREHAPSIIFMDEIDSIGSSRLEGGSGGDSEVQRTMLELLNQLDGFEATKNIKVIMATNRIDILDSALLRPGRIDRKIEFPPPNEEARLDILKIHSRKMNLTRGINLRKIAELMPGASGAEVKGVCTESGMYALRERRVHVNQEDFEMAVAKVMQKDSEKNMSIKKLWK; from the exons atggagatggaggacagTAAAGGTGGTTCTGGTCTCCGGCAATACTACCTGTCTAAAATAGAAGAGTTACAG ttgacagtgaatgacaAAAGTCAGAATCTCAGACGTCTACAGGCTCAGAGGAATGAACTCAATGCAAAAG TGCGTCTCCTTCGTGAGGAGCTGCAGTTGCTACAGGAGCAAGGTTCATATGTTGGAGAGGTGGTGAGGGCCATGGACAAAAAGAAAGTGCTGGTCAAG GTCCATCCAGAGGGGAAATTTGTGGTGGATGTGGATAAGAACATTGACATCAATGAT GTGACTCCAAATTGCCGTGTGGCGCTGCGCAACGACAGCTACACCCTACACAAGATCTTGCCCAACAAGGTGGACCCGCTGGTCTCGCTCATGATGGTGGAGAAGGTACCTGACTCCACCTACGAGATGATTGGTGGTCTGGACAAGCAGATCAAGGAGATCAAGGAAGTGATCGAGCTGCCAGTCAAGCACCCAGAGCTCTTCGAGGCTCTCGGCATTGCACAGCCCAAG GGCGTGCTGCTGTACGGACCCCCAGGCACAGGGAAGACCCTGCTGGCCAGAGCCGTGGCCCACCACACCGACTGCACCTTTATCAGGGTTTCTGGCTCGGAGCTGGTGCAGAAGTTTATTGGGGAGG GTGCCCGCATGGTGCGCGAGCTGTTCGTCATGGCCCGTGAGCATGCGCCCTCTATCATCTTCATGGACGAGATTGACTCGATCGGCTCCTCACGTCTGGAGGGGGGCAGCGGGGGCGACAGCGAGGTGCAGAGGACCATGCTGGAGCTGCTGAACCAGCTGGATGGCTTCGAGGCCACCAAGAACATCAAA GTCATCATGGCCACCAACCGTATTGACATCCTGGACTCTGCCCTGCTCCGGCCCGGCCGCATCGACAGGAAAATAGAGTTCCCTCCTCCCAATGAAGAG GCTCGTTTGGACATCCTGAAGATCCACTCAAGGAAGATGAACCTGACGCGTGGTATTAACCTAAGGAAGATTGCAGAGCTGATGCCAGGAGCCTCCGGGGCTGAGGTTAAG GGTGTGTGCACAGAGTCCGGGATGTACGCcctcagggagaggagagtgcACGTCAACCAGGAGGACTTTGAGATGGCTGTTGCCAAG